In the genome of Desulfatiglans sp., one region contains:
- a CDS encoding peptidase M19, translating into MSDRLIILPDENLIAELTAEYKKEEPEPDLFYVDGHVDLPCYMAHYARGKRFDELEQGPVTSETLKRSGVRLFATAIYCQDKYNDEMSKAQFQQNYDFTMKVIEDITRVRSMNDISAIKENRELIGTILLLENADVLADNIGLALSLRERGIFIVGLTHAGKNRLADGNSVVHSDGITPAGREVIHMLNDNNILIDVVHLHPACFYQLMDLVERPCVSTHTGIRERCNLQRNLDLSQVRHLCEREGLVGITFNPEMLTLTGEAEIEDIFIHLDSVVQKFGPDYAAIGSDFYGFDIPAKGMENHTGLKALKKIMKTHGYTKEAIDKIMGLNWLRIYEGIL; encoded by the coding sequence ATGAGTGACAGGCTTATAATCTTGCCTGATGAGAATTTGATTGCAGAGCTTACGGCAGAATATAAAAAAGAGGAGCCAGAGCCAGACCTCTTTTATGTAGACGGTCATGTTGATCTCCCCTGTTACATGGCACACTATGCCAGGGGTAAAAGGTTTGATGAACTTGAGCAGGGGCCTGTGACCAGTGAAACCTTAAAGAGGTCAGGTGTAAGGCTCTTTGCCACTGCCATATACTGCCAGGATAAATATAATGATGAAATGTCAAAGGCCCAATTTCAGCAGAATTATGATTTTACCATGAAGGTGATTGAAGATATTACCCGTGTGAGAAGCATGAACGATATCTCCGCGATAAAAGAAAACAGGGAGTTAATCGGCACCATCCTCCTCCTTGAAAATGCGGATGTGCTGGCAGATAACATCGGCCTTGCCCTTAGCCTGAGAGAGCGGGGCATTTTTATTGTCGGCCTTACCCATGCGGGTAAAAACAGGCTTGCGGATGGCAACTCTGTGGTTCACTCTGACGGCATTACACCCGCTGGCCGTGAGGTTATCCACATGCTTAATGATAATAATATCCTGATAGACGTTGTGCACCTTCACCCTGCCTGCTTTTACCAGCTCATGGACCTTGTAGAAAGGCCATGCGTTTCAACCCATACAGGGATACGGGAAAGATGCAACCTCCAGAGAAACCTTGACCTATCGCAGGTGCGCCACCTGTGCGAGAGAGAGGGGCTAGTCGGTATCACATTTAACCCTGAGATGCTTACGCTAACAGGTGAAGCAGAGATAGAGGATATCTTTATTCATCTTGATTCTGTTGTGCAGAAATTCGGGCCAGATTATGCGGCCATCGGGTCTGATTTCTACGGGTTTGATATACCTGCCAAAGGCATGGAGAATCACACCGGCTTAAAGGCATTAAAGAAAATCATGAAGACGCATGGTTATACGAAGGAGGCAATTGATAAGATCATGGGGCTCAACTGGCTAAGGATATATGAAGGGATTTTATAA
- a CDS encoding methyltransferase domain-containing protein, whose protein sequence is MKKWLSEELICPECLNRHADEEIRLTLEIRQETDDDILEGLLTCPLCGRGYDINDGIAVVVPEKSLPIIRNITGYGSFSMSSSYLWSHYSEFLNDPDQTDAYKRWAEALNPGKGWALDIGCAVGRLTLEMTKSHERAVGIDTSLSFIRSARKLMHQRGLEFDLILEGEITERRSGRLDPGFRFENADFIVADAMALPFRTDRFATASSVNILEKVPDPSLHLSEANRVMDKTNACFLFSDPFSWDETVSHPDLWLGGRNKGPFKGFGIDNISRMLREGDGIFSPPFTIQERGAIQWKIRKTRNLREHITSQFLIAQRG, encoded by the coding sequence ATGAAAAAATGGCTGAGTGAAGAGCTTATTTGCCCGGAATGCTTAAACAGACATGCTGATGAAGAGATCCGGCTGACCTTGGAAATCAGGCAGGAAACTGATGACGATATTTTAGAGGGCCTTCTTACCTGTCCGCTCTGCGGAAGAGGTTATGATATCAATGATGGTATTGCCGTGGTAGTACCGGAAAAGAGCCTGCCCATAATAAGAAACATAACCGGGTACGGCTCATTCTCCATGAGTTCATCCTATCTGTGGAGCCATTACTCTGAATTTTTAAATGATCCCGATCAGACAGACGCCTATAAAAGGTGGGCAGAGGCATTAAACCCTGGTAAGGGGTGGGCACTTGATATCGGCTGTGCAGTGGGAAGGCTCACCCTGGAGATGACAAAGAGCCATGAGAGGGCTGTTGGCATAGATACATCCCTCTCTTTTATCCGGTCTGCCCGAAAACTGATGCATCAAAGGGGTCTGGAATTTGATTTGATATTAGAGGGAGAGATCACTGAAAGGAGGTCCGGCAGGCTGGACCCTGGCTTCAGGTTTGAAAATGCGGATTTTATTGTGGCGGACGCAATGGCGCTGCCTTTCCGCACGGATCGTTTTGCCACGGCAAGTTCAGTTAATATACTGGAAAAGGTGCCTGATCCCTCTTTACACCTTTCAGAGGCTAACAGGGTAATGGATAAGACAAATGCATGTTTTCTCTTTTCAGACCCCTTTTCGTGGGATGAAACCGTAAGCCACCCTGATCTCTGGCTGGGAGGAAGAAATAAAGGCCCATTCAAGGGCTTTGGTATAGATAATATTTCCCGGATGCTTCGTGAAGGCGATGGTATATTTTCGCCTCCATTCACCATTCAGGAGAGAGGCGCTATTCAATGGAAAATAAGAAAGACAAGGAACCTGCGGGAACACATCACCTCACAGTTCCTGATAGCACAGAGAGGTTAA
- a CDS encoding molybdopterin-dependent oxidoreductase: protein MTKEKHGICGICFHSPGCGAIVHFDDEGKIVRLTPDPEAPMGKVLCPMAGSAAQIIYSESRIKQPMKRKGPKGKLDFEPITWDEAYDIIVNKLKELKAAHGPESIGFYAGTGTYERAFKDAFQLKGSEIYLASSILFPFGSPNTFGVGAPCYTSLGVLAPKVTFGNLHIDMFSDVDNSDLIVVWGTDPSTSTPPEMFHRIVRAANEGARIIVIDPRRTASAKLQGSMWVQIRPGTDGALALGLSHILIRDGLTDDEFVENWTLGYEEFKGYVKEFTPEKVSGITGISPEVIEELAHEIANAEGASYVMYTGLEYTKSGVHNIRAVMVLWALAGQLDVEGGRCFVQQENRIKLNRDHQVETPGFDRSIGKGHFPLYSHFCGGEPHASLLPRALLHSDPYKIRGLFIMGASILTAWPDPIQWQKAFNELDFMVSIDLQFTRDAAWADIVLPATTAFEQASYCFYGNAIRIREKMIDPVGDSKPCFTILTELAERLGYGERFPANEMELLDKVLKGTGITRAELEQAPLHTVRKNPEPMRYRKWETGGLRKDGKPGFETPSGRFEIKSKVLEEMGYDGLPVYEESYETPVSQPQMLNRFPLILGTGPFKPDMKSCLRAIPDFMERYPNPMVQMNPEDAKERDIETGDSVVVKTIRGFVEMTADVTGDIMEGYVYAPVGGGGPQGTESWRRANINVLTDLKQFDPISGFPTYKTLLCQVKKKRRQRTIVVQDPSLGCVG, encoded by the coding sequence GTGACAAAAGAAAAACATGGAATCTGCGGGATATGCTTCCACAGCCCCGGCTGCGGGGCAATAGTCCACTTTGATGATGAAGGGAAAATAGTGAGGCTTACCCCTGATCCTGAAGCCCCCATGGGAAAGGTGCTATGCCCTATGGCCGGGAGCGCAGCACAGATCATATATTCGGAAAGCAGGATCAAACAACCCATGAAACGGAAAGGGCCAAAGGGTAAACTCGATTTTGAGCCCATAACCTGGGATGAGGCATATGACATCATTGTGAATAAATTGAAGGAATTGAAGGCTGCCCACGGCCCTGAATCCATAGGTTTTTACGCGGGTACCGGGACCTATGAACGGGCATTTAAAGATGCATTTCAGCTAAAAGGTTCTGAGATCTACCTCGCATCCAGCATTCTCTTTCCTTTCGGGTCACCCAATACATTCGGTGTGGGGGCGCCGTGCTACACATCCCTGGGCGTTTTAGCGCCAAAGGTTACTTTTGGCAACCTGCATATCGATATGTTTTCCGATGTTGATAACTCGGACCTGATAGTTGTGTGGGGGACCGACCCCTCAACCTCCACACCTCCTGAAATGTTCCACCGCATTGTCAGGGCTGCAAACGAGGGCGCCCGAATTATAGTCATTGACCCAAGGCGGACTGCCTCGGCAAAACTGCAAGGCAGCATGTGGGTGCAGATCCGGCCTGGCACCGACGGGGCGCTTGCACTGGGGCTTTCTCATATCCTTATCCGTGATGGACTCACTGATGATGAGTTTGTGGAGAACTGGACACTGGGATATGAAGAGTTTAAAGGGTATGTAAAGGAGTTTACCCCGGAAAAGGTCTCGGGCATTACAGGAATATCCCCGGAGGTAATAGAAGAGCTGGCCCATGAGATAGCCAACGCAGAGGGCGCAAGCTATGTAATGTACACAGGTCTCGAGTATACTAAATCCGGCGTGCATAACATAAGGGCGGTCATGGTGCTCTGGGCCCTGGCAGGGCAGCTCGATGTAGAGGGAGGCCGCTGCTTTGTCCAGCAGGAAAACCGGATAAAACTGAACAGGGATCACCAGGTTGAAACCCCCGGATTTGACAGATCAATAGGTAAAGGCCATTTCCCCCTCTATTCTCATTTCTGCGGCGGAGAACCCCATGCTAGCCTGCTTCCACGTGCGCTCCTCCATTCGGATCCCTATAAAATAAGGGGACTGTTTATAATGGGCGCCTCCATCCTCACTGCATGGCCCGACCCTATCCAGTGGCAGAAGGCATTTAATGAACTGGATTTCATGGTATCGATAGACCTCCAGTTCACAAGGGACGCTGCATGGGCCGATATTGTGCTGCCGGCCACCACCGCCTTTGAGCAGGCCTCCTACTGTTTTTATGGTAATGCCATACGGATTCGGGAAAAGATGATAGACCCTGTTGGCGACAGCAAACCATGCTTTACCATCCTCACCGAACTCGCGGAGAGGCTTGGTTATGGAGAGAGATTTCCTGCAAACGAGATGGAGCTCCTCGATAAAGTACTGAAAGGTACTGGAATTACAAGGGCCGAACTGGAACAGGCGCCTTTACATACTGTCCGGAAAAATCCCGAGCCGATGAGGTACAGGAAGTGGGAAACCGGCGGACTTAGAAAGGATGGGAAACCAGGGTTTGAGACCCCATCAGGAAGGTTTGAGATCAAATCAAAGGTTTTGGAGGAGATGGGGTACGACGGACTTCCAGTATACGAGGAATCCTATGAAACCCCTGTGAGTCAGCCGCAGATGCTCAACCGCTTTCCCCTTATCCTGGGCACAGGCCCATTTAAACCCGATATGAAGTCCTGCTTGAGGGCCATACCTGACTTCATGGAGAGATATCCCAACCCCATGGTGCAGATGAATCCTGAGGATGCAAAAGAGAGGGATATTGAAACAGGCGATTCTGTTGTTGTAAAGACTATCCGGGGTTTTGTAGAGATGACCGCGGATGTTACCGGGGATATCATGGAAGGATATGTCTATGCCCCTGTGGGAGGCGGCGGGCCACAGGGGACAGAATCCTGGAGAAGGGCCAATATAAATGTGCTGACTGACCTGAAACAGTTTGACCCGATTTCAGGTTTTCCGACCTACAAGACCCTGCTGTGTCAGGTCAAAAAGAAGCGTCGGCAGCGGACTATTGTGGTTCAGGACCCCAGTCTGGGGTGTGTGGGGTAA
- a CDS encoding (Fe-S)-binding protein produces the protein MEEKDSNMAELKTEFRKNVNQLLQGCDLDLCLTCNACAEACPATGLEEMDPKKFIKMVAEGKDEEAITTPWVWMCSMCEGCRSVCPAKADIAGVVGLAREAWPKEKKPKGITGSCDMALKSDTCSAMGISGEDFRFSVEETLEEVRDEQEGWKNLDASVNRKGACFFLNQNSREPAMEPDEMVPLWKILHLAGADWTYGTKGWAAENYCMFARDLKGWEHIVRVKAKAVENLGCKVWLNTECAHEMYAFRSGLKRFSIPHNFAVKSIVQYYAQWIKEGKLAVNSDWNKELNIKFTVHDPCQLVRKSFGDPVAEDLRYVVKTVVGEKNFIDMIPNRSLNYCCGGGGGYLQSGFTEARHKFGAKKFNQIKATGADYCITACHNCHTQIRDLNEHYKGGYHTIHLWTIICLALGCLGENERGYLGPDLAEAGL, from the coding sequence ATGGAAGAAAAAGATAGCAACATGGCCGAACTAAAGACCGAATTCAGAAAGAATGTAAACCAACTTCTTCAAGGCTGCGACCTTGACCTCTGCCTGACCTGTAATGCCTGCGCAGAGGCATGCCCTGCAACAGGTCTTGAGGAGATGGACCCGAAGAAATTCATTAAAATGGTAGCTGAGGGCAAGGATGAAGAGGCCATCACCACGCCCTGGGTGTGGATGTGCAGCATGTGCGAGGGGTGCCGATCAGTATGTCCCGCGAAGGCAGATATAGCGGGAGTGGTAGGACTTGCGAGAGAGGCATGGCCCAAAGAAAAAAAACCAAAGGGGATTACAGGCTCCTGCGATATGGCATTAAAAAGCGACACGTGCAGCGCCATGGGTATATCCGGAGAAGACTTCCGGTTTAGTGTTGAAGAGACGCTCGAAGAGGTGCGGGATGAACAGGAGGGGTGGAAAAACCTTGATGCTTCTGTTAACAGGAAAGGTGCCTGTTTCTTTCTTAACCAGAACTCCAGAGAACCTGCTATGGAACCTGATGAAATGGTCCCGCTGTGGAAGATACTTCATCTTGCCGGGGCTGACTGGACGTATGGCACTAAGGGCTGGGCCGCTGAAAATTATTGCATGTTCGCCCGGGACCTTAAAGGCTGGGAGCATATAGTCAGGGTAAAGGCAAAGGCCGTAGAGAACTTAGGCTGCAAGGTGTGGCTCAATACTGAATGCGCTCATGAAATGTATGCCTTCAGGAGCGGCCTTAAAAGATTCAGTATCCCTCATAATTTTGCGGTTAAAAGCATTGTACAGTATTACGCCCAGTGGATTAAGGAGGGAAAGCTGGCGGTGAATTCAGACTGGAACAAAGAGCTTAATATAAAATTTACAGTCCATGATCCGTGTCAGCTAGTAAGAAAGTCATTTGGCGACCCTGTTGCAGAGGATCTCCGGTATGTTGTAAAAACAGTGGTTGGTGAAAAAAATTTTATTGATATGATACCCAACCGTTCTCTTAATTACTGCTGCGGGGGAGGCGGCGGGTATCTGCAGTCCGGGTTCACTGAGGCCCGCCACAAATTCGGGGCTAAAAAATTCAACCAAATAAAGGCTACAGGTGCGGATTACTGTATTACAGCATGTCATAACTGTCACACCCAGATCCGTGATCTTAATGAGCACTATAAAGGCGGTTATCACACGATCCATCTCTGGACTATCATTTGCCTTGCACTCGGGTGCCTTGGTGAGAATGAAAGGGGATATCTCGGGCCGGATCTTGCCGAGGCAGGATTATAG